The nucleotide sequence CCCTCACCGCCCAGGCCAACTTTCTTGACGATCTTTTGGGCCTGCTCGGAGGTCAAACCAGTGCCAATATCGATGGGTTCGTACAGAATGGATTCGGGACTGCTGGCAGCCACCTCCTCAATATCAACGCCACCCTCCTTGGAGGCGATCAGAACGGGACCCTGGAAATTCAATCGATTTATAGTACATTTAAGGGGGTAAATTTATGATTGTTGAACTTACGTTGAAGGCGCGCTCCATCATCACGGCGAAATAGAACTCACGGCGGGGGAACTTCCTCTCGGCAACCATCACCTTGTTGCAGATGCGGCCAGCTGCTCCGGTTTGCTTGGTGACCAGTAGCTGGTTGATCATCTTGGAGGAGATCTCCTCGGCAGTCTGGGGGCTGTagaataatatttaaatattttcgcaGAGACTAATCATACACAATAACTTACTCGTAGACCACGCGGACACCTCCCTTAAGACCATTCTTAAAGGTTCCCTTGCCACGTCCTCCGGCCAAAACCTGAGCCTTCAGCACCAGGTTATCGGTCTTCAGCTTGGTGGCAATATCGTTGGCCTCCTTGCCGTTCTTGGCAACAGCGAAACTGCAAAAGAAATGAGTCATTTAGTATGGACAAGAATTTCTGGGTGCTCTCTTTTCGATACCCCAATGTGTATTtgttgataagaacaatacacgTGAGTTCGCTTATCAGTAGACGTCAGAATTGTAAGCCATGAAGGCTGGGTTTTTGAGACAAGGTTATTCGGTCGTTCGGGAGATGAAAAATCTACCATCGCATGTTTTTGCGTTGGTTtaaaaagattaaatgcgTTGAATAGTTGTTCAAATCTTTTCacggaaatattttgtttattttctacATGACGAAATATCGAGggttttaattgttttaaagtttctaagacggtttatttaaatgaaattatatGTTTACTTCTATAAATACCATCAAAATGCCACTTCATGTGGTACTTTTCGggtaaaattatttaaatttgttatctCTTTAGCCGGTATTTTTAGATTATTGAAAATTGAGACTTATAGCGAACTTGTAGTATAATATTAATTTACACATCCACTTCAACATCTTATCAAAGCCGACGTCACTGACCCTTGTCACTTTATGCCGATCAAagtaaagtatataacttgtTATCACCCTTATCAACGGTGGCTGCGTTTCTATGGTTTGTTTACCCCAGCTAATTAATGCAAATTGTTAAGTTCAGACAAAGTCCGAAGCGAAAATAAACCAAAGAAACCGTCAACGCAACGACAACGCGGCACTTTCGTTGAACTTTGGACGGCAACTTTGCGGCTGATTATTGTTGGTTGTTTGATAATTCCGGTTGGTTTGGCTTTACTCACCGAGGAGTGGGGATTTTGCTCTCGTTAAGGAGACTGTAGGAAACGTGCTCCTGGACATTGAGGTTCCTCAGCTGCTGAACGGCGATGGGGGCCAGGCCGAGAATCTGAAAAACAAGGAGTTATAAAAGGGTTATTAGACGAACTGATATTCAAGAAAAGGTAAAAATTTAGGAAAATACATTTTGGTTATAAAACAAATAGAATTTTATGGAAGATCTATAATAGTAAGCTCAATAAtaagtaaaaatattttttaaatgttgtaTGTAATATGAAGTTTGCCAAATTGATAGGACTATCTTATAAACGAAACCTTAATTCCAGTCACGAGGTCATTGTCAAGCAAAAACGTACATTTGAAAAAACAAACTGGTTCGCTGATTCAtctaaaaaaaacataaacaaaaagaGCAAGAGGCGAAATCTGGGTTAAGAGCAGGTCTGTCTGGCTAACAGCGTTTTGCCGGCGATAACCTAAACTAATTCACAGATTAAGAATTTAATTAGAGGGCCCGGCGGTACTAGAAAAAGccccaacaacaacaaacgaTAAAGCAACAGTTGTCATCCGCTCATtgataaaaagaaaattaaacagGGGAATAAATAAGGCTTTCAAGGtccgcacacacacaccaaaGAAAACCGCAGAGTTGCGTCACACTGatacaataaaaaataagtCAGGTGTCTTTTTGCGATCGTCACTCTCTTTGGCTCCAAAACATATAGCCCCCTAAGCTCTCTCACTGGGGAATTATTTACTTAACAAATTAAAGGGAATTTAAATTAGCACTAACAGAGCAGTTTTTAGCGATAAACGATCACTACTACGTATTTCCCATGTGCGAGCAGGACAGAGATGGAGATAAAGAGAGAGCGCCTCTCTCTTTTCGCCTTATTATGTAAAGCGATggatttttgcatttttttttttacaaaaatactACTTTTAATTGGTGGACTCACCTTTTTAACGGCAGCTGGCCTAACTGTTTCGATTAGGGGACCGCCCGTTCGTGCCAAGAATGAAGCCATTTTGTTCTGGAATCGAATAAAAACGTACCACTAATGAGTTGAAGGCGAATTTTGACGTAAAGCTGCTTACTTTTAAGACCTTTTTGCCGTCGCCTGCTGATGGAGGTGGTGAAACTTCGATAGCATtgattttttcacttttacactCGATAGACCATAAAAAATGTTACGAAGTCATCGTTGGTTCGGAACACCGGTTAACTTAGCAATGGCTCAAACCCATTTGGCGGGAATGTTCAAACTTCTCTTTAGATTTAAGTTTGTAAGAAAAGGTACTTGGCTCATTTTGTTATCACATCAAAAACATATTAAACCAAAATACTTATTATTTcacttgttttattattttttcattttttttttggattttacATTGCATCTTGTTATAGGACAAAAAAAACGTGATCACCATCAAAACATACAATTAACATACATTCAATACAATAAATAAGTTTACAAATAGTAGATAGCTATCTAGAAGAGTTTAGAATAGGGCAGTAATTTACTCAGTAATTCTACACTGTGCTACAAACAGACGTTTAGTGCGCACTTCCGGTGGCGTGTCTGCAGCAGAGTGTAAGCtttttataaactttttttCAACGGAAACAGGAAGACGAAAATCGCGCAAATGCTTCACTTGAATTTGCTTGAGCACATTAATAATAAATCAGCCGCGGCGTTGATTCTGTGCAAGCGAATTTTCCAAGTGAAGCAAGTGCATTTTCATTACGGCCAAAATCCAGCATGGCTCAAATGTATGTAGACCACACCCACTCCGCCCCTTTTTTTTAGGGGGTGTGGTTGGTTTCTATACAGGAGCATGAAGCATTTTGGCCCACAAAAAAATGTGGAACAAAAAACAGTTTATAACATTTGCAATGATTTGCATTTAACTTCCATTTTGCCTTGCAATCCGATTTCAAATGTAGATTTCAAGGGAAAATGGCTTAGGAAAAGCGAAAAGTTTTCCACTGCATGCAATTATTTCGCATTCGATTTTTTACACAGCTTTTGGGACAGCAGCAAAAAGTGTGCAGAAAATCAATGGGGTGTGCAAAATAAATCACAGGCAGTCGAAAATAAAGAAGTTAAAATCTAACACAGAACACAAAACACACAATTTTATACAATTAGGGACTAAGACAAGTGCACGAACATAAACATATTAACAAAGACACTGGGGACATACATATAAAACATATTAAAACTAAGCGAATTCCGTAAAAACAGCGAGCCATCAGCGTAAATTGTAAAATCATCAAATATTTTCACGGTTGGTTCCGGTGCCAGCCCAGTCTATATATCTCGGATGAGAAACCCAACTTCCTAATACTCCAGACTAGATTCAATAATTTGCAGAACGCGTTGTCGCCCGATTTTGTTCCAGAACAGATATGATTCCCTGGAACCGGTGACTTGACGTGGTGAGCTGtaaaaatagatttaaaattattattacaagttattattaagatattaaaaaatcttaCTGTTGAAAACAATCGAATCGCACGATCCCCCTTTCGTTGATCAGACAGGAGTGTATGTCAACGACCTTGAGGTGTCTGCCCTCGCTCCGGATGAACTTGTTGAATCGGTTGACCTTGTCACACAACTCCTTATCGTGGCAATAGTTCGCCAGCGGTGCCAGATTTGTGAGGATGGGCACAAATCGTTGATTGTGCATCTCCTTGATCAGCAACCGAAAATCATGTTCGATCTGAACCAAAGGTCTTCCCCGCAGTATGTCCACCGATCCGATGTTGACTATGATCTGGGTTCCCTCGGGAAGATGAAATTTCTTCAACCGCATCCGGGCCCCATTGATCGTCTGTCCGGATACGCAAAGTCCCGACTGCAGGACTCGCTCGTAGCGCCTGAATCGACACTTGAGCTCCATGCGGGCGAGATATAGCATAAAATCATCGCCCATCAGCGGAAAGTCCAGTAGAAAGGCATCGTAGTCCGAGTTGATCGTCAGCATCGAATCGTTGTAGGTCCCACTCGATAGTGTCGTGGGTGTGGGCGTCATATCTTGGCGTCTCTTCAGTACGTTCATATCGTTGAACGGTTGCACAAAGATTCCCAGATGGTGATTTACGTCCGGTTTGGTATTCTGATTCTGGTTGTGGTTATTGCAGTGTGGGTGATGGTCGGGAACATTCAAATGGGTTGGTTCCTCGGTAGCATCGCTGTAGATGTTGATGGGCACCGGCATCTGTTTCTGTGGTTCATTTACGCTGGATCGCTGGTAAAAGTTGTTGCTACGGGGTCAGGTAAAACATGTtgcataaaaaaatattgttttataagaaaatattgTCCTAAAGTACAACATATTACATTATTACGGAATATATTTAGTAACAAAATTTATTCCTAAATAAATAGTTTTATAGATATAGAATAACACgcaaaaaaatctaaattttaattttagtgGAAATAagatgttttatttttcagaCTGTGGTTCACCTATGCTGAATTCCTTGTAAAATGTGAATAGGTAAATTGtattcatttaaaaaaaaacatttaattaatGGTTTAAGCTTTGTAGATCTAAGAATTTTATATGAATATCTTTAGAAAAAGTATagtagttccattataaaacTGACTGTGGTTCACCTATGCTGAATTCCTTGTAGAATGTGAATAGGTAAAATGTcttcaattaaaaaaacatttaattaatGGTTTGAACTTTGTAGATCTAAGAATTTTATATGAATATCTTTAGAAAAAGTATAGTAGTatcattataaaatattacttttacTCACAGATGATTCCAATTATCCTGGTAGCACCAGTTCGACTCCGCTGCCTCCTTGGCCAGTTGCTGCAGTGGAGCCGCCCTGGTGTTGATCGCCTTGGTCTGATCATCCGTCAGTTTGTGCTCGGTGTTCAGGTTGTTGTCCAGCTGGTTAAGGACCCGCCGTTTATAGGGATTCTTCCAGTAACGTGGAGGTGCACGTGGTTTGTCCTCCACAGAAGGAGCTCCGCTGCTGTAGTCGCTGGTGCGCTGCTTCTGGTTGAGAACCATTTCCAGCAGGTGGTGGTTCTTCAGGCTTGCCTTCAGGTTGAAGATCCGCTTGCCGGACTCGCTGCACTCGGCGGTCACGTTGGGAATGGTCAGCAGGAAGTCCGTGATGTTGTCGTGCAGTGGAAAGGGGTTGCCCGTCTGTTTGCGATATTCACCTGAAATATtacaattatataattattttagggAACCCATAGGTACATAGGTGCACAGGAAATAAATATCTAGGttacaaataaaatacaatataAGTATTATAAAGTACATCATAGTCCTAACATTTATTGGAtgttatacttttttttattgtattgatttttttaacttttatgCCGGGCTATTCTAGTGAACTTTTCCATTACCACATTTAAAGCACGtgttttcttaaaaattaGCTTGCACAACTTAGGAACACATTATAATAAacacttaaacatttttttggaacATTTTTGAACAAGATTTTCGAAAgtctttataaaaatgttttaagaaAAGGCGGATGATATATCATTCTATTTGATCCAACCTCTTGGTGAGTTTTATTCCAAGAAATTAAGCTTTAAAGTAATGTTAGAAAATGAAGAAAGCTACT is from Drosophila suzukii chromosome 3, CBGP_Dsuzu_IsoJpt1.0, whole genome shotgun sequence and encodes:
- the osk gene encoding maternal effect protein oskar is translated as MAAVRSEFPSEPISYKNTNTPTNSNRLRSVKKRVTTCLQQLREKLPASGSFRKSSTSRFYKIFVKADFSAFGERFQKIFKSARKTESPELWKVPLAHDVTGQSSQQLQIVARLFSSTLISTKEITYNNHRYSYSSKKSQSCSSNMTIIESNYITVREEHPDIDKEIRAILLSHAQNGITISNIKSEYRKQTGNPFPLHDNITDFLLTIPNVTAECSESGKRIFNLKASLKNHHLLEMVLNQKQRTSDYSSGAPSVEDKPRAPPRYWKNPYKRRVLNQLDNNLNTEHKLTDDQTKAINTRAAPLQQLAKEAAESNWCYQDNWNHLNNFYQRSSVNEPQKQMPVPINIYSDATEEPTHLNVPDHHPHCNNHNQNQNTKPDVNHHLGIFVQPFNDMNVLKRRQDMTPTPTTLSSGTYNDSMLTINSDYDAFLLDFPLMGDDFMLYLARMELKCRFRRYERVLQSGLCVSGQTINGARMRLKKFHLPEGTQIIVNIGSVDILRGRPLVQIEHDFRLLIKEMHNQRFVPILTNLAPLANYCHDKELCDKVNRFNKFIRSEGRHLKVVDIHSCLINERGIVRFDCFQHSPRQVTGSRESYLFWNKIGRQRVLQIIESSLEY